The Corallococcus soli genome segment GAGGCCCCCTGTCACCAGCTCCGTGCGCTCGGAGTCGATGCCGATGCGCCACGAGGCGCCCATCTGTACCTGGGCGCGCACCGTGACGAAGAAGCCGACGGCCACCAACGCCCAGCCGCTCCACCGAATGGCATCGGGGACATGCCAGAGCGCCAGGGCCTGCTCGCCGAGCGCGAGGTGGGCTCCACTCCAGAGCACGATGGCGAGCATGAACAGCGCCATGCCCACCCCGATGATGCGTTGGAGTGGCGGTCCCGAACGGTGCAGCACCAGCGCGGGCCGCCCCGTGCGCCTGCGCAGGCGCACGGAGGGAAGGACCAGGGCGAAGAGCAGGAAGGCGAGGGTGGTGAGGGGCAGGGCCGGTCGGGTGAAGGCTGCGATGTCCATGGAGGTCTCGTGAGGAAGGGAGCGGCGTCGCCGTCCCTGTTTCCCCAGGCTGACGCCCGGACCCGCGCGGCCTTACAGCTGCATTTTCAGGAGGGCGAGCAGGCGCAGTCCACGCACCCCTCCGCGCAGCAGTGGCCGCAGAGGTCCACCAGCTGTCTTCCCAGGGCCTGCCGGGCACGGTGCAGTCGCACGGCGGCGTTGTTGGCGGAGATGCCGGCCTCCTGGGCGAACGCGGCGACTGTCACACCCTCCAGGTCAACGCGGCGCACGGCCTGGGCGTATTCGGGCTTGAGCGTCGCGGCGAGCCCCGCCACGCAGCCGCACACGGTCGCCTCCAGGGCGGGATCGTCCTCCGTGGACAGTGGCTGCTCGCGGCCCAGTGATTCCAGCGCCGAGGATTCGCGCCGCGCGCGTCGGTGTGCGTCGATCAGGGCATTGCGCAGCAGCCGGTAGAACCAGGCCACCGCGCTCTGCTCTTCGCGCAGCGCTCCGCCCTGCTCCATGCCCTTGACGAAGGCGGCCTGTAACACCTCGCGGGCCGCTTCCTGGCTTCCCATGCGCGGCGTGAGGAACGTGAGGAAGGCATGGTGGTGGCGCAGCAGGGTTTCGAGCGCTTCGGGTGACAGGCTCATGCGGCGGCCTTGCGTGTCGTGCTGCGTCCCTGGATTCCGTGCCCGACCATGACCCCGAAATAGCCCGTGGATCGCGGAAGGTGCAACGCTCCATCGTGAGGCATCGCCTTGTCAGGGCAGGGTGGATGCAGCCATGCCGCCTGCCTCCAATAGAAATGGCCGGGAGTGGAAGATGCGCACGGACTTCGTGGTGGTTGTGTGTCTGGCACTCGTGGCCGCCGGCTGCGCCGGGGTGGAGGCCTCTTCCGGGAGCGGAGGTGCGCGAGGGCTCCGGCAGCGGTCGGGCTACGCGTTGGACGGCTCCGGGGAGAGGCGCCGGAGCGCCGAGGCGGAAGGCGAAGAGCTGGGGGAAGAGCGTCACCGAGAGGCGGTGCGCGTGCCGAGGGGGACGGTCATCCTTGGCGGTCGTCCCGGCGAGGTGTCGCGACAGGCGCTGGAGCTGGGCCTTCTGGACGTGGACGCCTTCGAGAAGTTGCTGGTGCGCGCGGGATTGGAGGACGTGGACGCGCTGCCCGTTCGCCGCAACCCCTTCACGCCCGAGGACGCCGTCGAGGTGCTGGGGCGGCTGATGGAGAGGCCGGTGACGCTGCGCACCTTCCCGCCGCGCATGGCCGCGGGCTTTCTGCTGCGCGAGGTGCTGGAGCGAGGTGAAGTCTCCCGGGAGGAGCTGGTGCGCCGGGTGGCGCGCTTCGCCCGGGAGCAGGTGGCGGTGCTGCGGCCGGACGGGTACCTGGCGTGGGCGCTCGACGGGAGCACGCAGCAGAAGGTGGCGCCCGTCACCTGGAAGGACGGGGCGTTCCGCGCGGGCGCCTTCGAGCTGGGGCGCTTCTACAGCGGAAAGGGTGGCGTCTTCCGCCACGTGGATGCGCGGTTGCGCGCCTCGGACTGGAGGCCCCTGGCCGAGGTGTACGACGACGCGGACGTCATCAACCGCTCGCTGGATGGCGCGGAGGACGCCTTCGTGGGGCTGTACCACGCGCTGGGGCAGGTGCTTTCGCGTCCGACGGACAGCCTCGCGGGGTTGAGACACCTGCCAGCCGGCGTGGTGGCGCTCATCGCGTCCTCGCCGGAGTACTGGGAGCGCTTCCTGCTCATGACGGCCGGAGAGCAGATTCGCGAGGTGGCGAAGCTGACGACGAACGTCCTTGTCACCTGGGGCGCGGCGTCCGCGACGACGCGCACGGTGACGGGGATGATGGCGGGGGCCGAGGCCACGGTGCCGGTGCTCTCGTTGTCCGCGGAGGGGGCGCTGGTGCTGGAGCGCATCGCGGTGCCGGTGGGGCGCGCGGCGGCGGTGTTGAGCAGTGGCCCCGGGGCGGTCATCGTCCTCCAGCGCGCCAACGCGACCACGAGCGGTGGTGCCGCACCCTCGGCCGGGCCCGGCAAGTGGGGGCCTGCCAGGGAGTCAATGTCGGAGCGCGCCCGGCGCTACCAGGAGCAGATTTCAGGGCACTCGGCGGACGAGGCCTACTGGGTTGGCGATGTGAAGTTCGACGGCTTCACGGACGGCGTGCTACTGGAGGCCAAGGGGCCCGGTTATGCGAACAAGTTCCTCGACAACCTTGATCCCAAATCCTGGTTCAAGGACTCGGGAGCTGTCGAACTGGTCAAGCAGGCCAATCGGCAGATTTCGAGGGTGAGGGGAACGGGCATCCCCATCGAATGGCACATCGCTGAGAAGTCGGTCGCAGATGCCATCCGGAAGCTGTTCCAGGAAAACAAGATCAAGGAGATTGCTGTCATCCACACGCCAGCGCGATGAGGAGAGCCCCGTGACCGACACGTCTGTGCCCCAGAGCCAGCCTGAGACCTACTATTCCGGTGCTTATTGGGGACCCCGTAAAGAGTCGGCCGAGGAGTGTGCACGGCGCACCGCGGACTTCCTCAACCTGCTGGCTCAGTGCGATCCATTTCTGGCCCATTGGTACAAGCCGGCCCGGTCCCGCAAGGATGCGCGACAACACCCGCTCATGCCGCCAGACGTGTCCTCCCTCACCGAGTTGTTCCGGCGCGGCGTCAATCGGGAGAGCGGAGGGCCTCCCATCGAGTCGTTGGGCTACACCTTCTGGTTCGGCAACGGCGGTGGGGATTACGACAGCGCGGATCTCCGAATCCTTTGTGGTGGCCATGATGAGGCCGTTCTCAATTCGTGCGTGTTGAAGTTGCCCACGCTGGGACGTGGCGCGAACGCGGACGGGGTGCTCACCTCCCCCGTGTTGACGGGGGCGGTGAGAAGCATGGCGCTGGCTTGGGAGCCAGACTGGGCATTCGCCACTTCACACGCTTACGAGAGTCAGTCCCAGGAACCCGATTCAGCGCCATTCTCCCTGGGCTGGATCACCTACCTCTCGCGCCGCCTGGGCACGGTGCCCCCGCTGCCTGCCCCCGTGCGCATCGAGCCGGTGGAGGACAAGGGCACGCTGATCATCCTGACCCCCGAGCGCTTCACCGTGAAGAACCCGGAGCACCTCGCACTGGCCGAGCAGGTGCGGGGGCTCCTGGCCAAGGCAGGGCTGATGAAGCCCCTGGCTCCCTGAGCTTCGGGAGACGTGCTCAGGCAGTGACCTTGCGCGCCGCGCGGCGGGCCGCGATGTGGCTCCTGGGCACCGTGCATGTCAGGGGCCGGGTGAACGGATCGCATCCGGGTCGGAGCAGGGTGGATGCTGTCATGTCGCCTGCGTTCAACAGAGATGGCCGGGAGTGGAAGATGCGCGCAGACGTCGTGATGGTGTGCTTGGCGCTCGTGGTCGCCGGCTGCGCTGGGGTGGAGGTGCCCTCCGGGCGAGGAGGCTCCAGGGTGCTCCGCCAGGGCTCGGCTTCGTTCTCCGAGACCTCCCGCGAGAGGCGCCGGAGCGCCGAGGCGGAAGGCGAAGAGCTGGGGGAAGAGCGTCACCGAGAGGCGGTGCGCGTGCCGAGGGGGACGGTCATCCTTGGCGGTCGTCCCGGCGAGGTGTCGCGACAGGCCCTGGAGCTGGGGCTGCTGGACGTGGACGCCTTCGAGAAGTTGCTGGTGCGCGCGGGGCTGGAGGACGTGGACGCGCTGCCGGTCCGCCGCAACCCCTTCACGCCCGAGGACGCCGTCGAGGTGTTGGGGCGGCTGATGGAGAGGCCGGTGACGCTGCGTACCTTCCCGCCGCGCATGGCCGCGGGCTTTCTGCTGCGCGAGGTGCTGGAGCGAGGTGAAGTCTCCCGGGAGGAGCTGGTGCGCCGGGTGGCGCGCTTCGCCCGGGAGCAGGTGGCGGTGCTGCGGCCGGACGGGTACCTGGCGTGGGCGCTCGACGGGAGCACGCAGCAGAAGGTGGCGCCCGTCACCTGGAAGGACGGCGCGTTCCGCGCGGGCTACTTCGAGCTGGGGCGCTTCTACAGCGGAAAGGGTGGCGTCTTC includes the following:
- a CDS encoding methyltransferase family protein, coding for MDIAAFTRPALPLTTLAFLLFALVLPSVRLRRRTGRPALVLHRSGPPLQRIIGVGMALFMLAIVLWSGAHLALGEQALALWHVPDAIRWSGWALVAVGFFVTVRAQVQMGASWRIGIDSERTELVTGGLFGIVRNPIFSGMLTVVTGVTLATPSAWTVMGWLDYVLLVSLQVRLEEEHLLRLHGNAYERYAERVGRFVPGVGRLASPTAPVITV
- a CDS encoding RNA polymerase sigma factor translates to MSLSPEALETLLRHHHAFLTFLTPRMGSQEAAREVLQAAFVKGMEQGGALREEQSAVAWFYRLLRNALIDAHRRARRESSALESLGREQPLSTEDDPALEATVCGCVAGLAATLKPEYAQAVRRVDLEGVTVAAFAQEAGISANNAAVRLHRARQALGRQLVDLCGHCCAEGCVDCACSPS
- a CDS encoding Tox-REase-5 domain-containing protein, which codes for MPPASNRNGREWKMRTDFVVVVCLALVAAGCAGVEASSGSGGARGLRQRSGYALDGSGERRRSAEAEGEELGEERHREAVRVPRGTVILGGRPGEVSRQALELGLLDVDAFEKLLVRAGLEDVDALPVRRNPFTPEDAVEVLGRLMERPVTLRTFPPRMAAGFLLREVLERGEVSREELVRRVARFAREQVAVLRPDGYLAWALDGSTQQKVAPVTWKDGAFRAGAFELGRFYSGKGGVFRHVDARLRASDWRPLAEVYDDADVINRSLDGAEDAFVGLYHALGQVLSRPTDSLAGLRHLPAGVVALIASSPEYWERFLLMTAGEQIREVAKLTTNVLVTWGAASATTRTVTGMMAGAEATVPVLSLSAEGALVLERIAVPVGRAAAVLSSGPGAVIVLQRANATTSGGAAPSAGPGKWGPARESMSERARRYQEQISGHSADEAYWVGDVKFDGFTDGVLLEAKGPGYANKFLDNLDPKSWFKDSGAVELVKQANRQISRVRGTGIPIEWHIAEKSVADAIRKLFQENKIKEIAVIHTPAR
- a CDS encoding immunity 52 family protein, translating into MTDTSVPQSQPETYYSGAYWGPRKESAEECARRTADFLNLLAQCDPFLAHWYKPARSRKDARQHPLMPPDVSSLTELFRRGVNRESGGPPIESLGYTFWFGNGGGDYDSADLRILCGGHDEAVLNSCVLKLPTLGRGANADGVLTSPVLTGAVRSMALAWEPDWAFATSHAYESQSQEPDSAPFSLGWITYLSRRLGTVPPLPAPVRIEPVEDKGTLIILTPERFTVKNPEHLALAEQVRGLLAKAGLMKPLAP